The following proteins are co-located in the Roseovarius arcticus genome:
- a CDS encoding F0F1 ATP synthase subunit delta, whose product MSEPASISSGIAERYATAIFEIAQENSRLPKLESSVDALAEALDVSTDLRDMIASPIVSRAEQASAMSAIAAHLKLTPALARGLGLMAQKRRLFAAPQLISQLRAMIADSKGEVQAEVTSAKALTKAQSDKLIKTLKANIGKEVKINATVDESLIGGLVVKVGSKMIDTSIRSKLASLQNSMKEVG is encoded by the coding sequence GTGTCCGAACCAGCTTCGATCTCCTCGGGTATCGCCGAACGCTATGCGACCGCGATCTTTGAGATTGCCCAAGAAAACAGCCGCCTGCCCAAATTGGAGTCTAGCGTCGACGCGCTGGCCGAGGCGCTGGACGTCAGCACCGATCTGCGTGACATGATCGCCAGCCCCATCGTTAGCCGGGCCGAGCAGGCCAGTGCGATGTCGGCCATCGCCGCACATTTGAAATTAACGCCAGCGCTGGCGCGTGGTCTGGGCCTGATGGCACAAAAGCGCCGCCTGTTCGCCGCGCCCCAGCTGATTTCGCAGTTGCGCGCCATGATCGCGGACAGCAAAGGCGAAGTGCAGGCAGAGGTGACCAGCGCCAAGGCCCTGACGAAAGCGCAGTCAGACAAACTCATCAAGACGCTCAAGGCCAATATCGGCAAAGAGGTCAAGATCAATGCGACCGTTGATGAAAGTCTCATCGGCGGTCTTGTCGTAAAAGTGGGCTCGAAGATGATCGACACGTCGATCCGCTCCAAGCTTGCATCGCTCCAGAATTCAATGAAAGAGGTCGGATAA
- a CDS encoding F0F1 ATP synthase subunit gamma codes for MPNLKDLKNRIASVKSTRKITKAMQMVAAAKLRRAQEAAEAARPYTERFNAVMGRLASSVGKSEGAPRLLSGTGKDQTYLLIVMTSERGLCGGFNANIAKLAKQEATKLIAEGKTVKIITVGKKGRDSMRREYSKYFVHHVDFSDVKRIGYADAQGVATEVLNRFDAGDFDVAKIYFAEFENVVTQIPTSQQIIPADFDAPEEDGDAAFYDYEPDEAAILADLLPRGVATAIFAALLENGASEQGARMSAMDNATRNAGEMIDKLTIQYNRSRQAVITNELIEIISGAEAL; via the coding sequence ATGCCGAATCTCAAAGACCTGAAAAACAGGATCGCGTCGGTCAAATCGACCCGCAAGATCACCAAGGCCATGCAAATGGTCGCCGCGGCGAAGCTTCGCCGCGCGCAGGAGGCGGCTGAAGCGGCGCGCCCTTATACCGAGCGTTTTAACGCCGTTATGGGGCGCCTCGCATCGTCGGTTGGCAAATCCGAGGGCGCACCTCGTTTGCTGAGTGGCACAGGCAAAGACCAGACGTACCTGCTGATCGTGATGACGTCGGAGCGCGGCCTTTGCGGCGGTTTCAACGCCAACATCGCCAAGCTGGCAAAGCAGGAGGCGACCAAGCTGATCGCCGAAGGCAAGACGGTTAAGATCATCACCGTCGGTAAGAAGGGCCGCGATTCGATGCGCCGCGAGTACAGCAAGTATTTCGTGCATCACGTGGATTTCTCTGACGTCAAACGCATCGGTTATGCCGACGCACAGGGCGTGGCGACCGAGGTGCTGAACCGGTTTGATGCCGGCGATTTCGACGTGGCCAAAATCTACTTTGCTGAGTTTGAGAACGTGGTCACGCAAATCCCGACATCGCAGCAGATCATCCCGGCCGATTTCGACGCACCCGAAGAAGACGGCGACGCCGCTTTCTATGACTACGAGCCGGACGAGGCGGCTATTCTGGCCGACCTTCTGCCGCGCGGTGTGGCCACGGCAATCTTTGCAGCCTTGCTGGAAAACGGGGCGTCCGAACAGGGCGCGCGGATGTCTGCGATGGACAACGCTACCCGCAACGCAGGCGAGATGATCGACAAGCTGACCATCCAGTACAACCGTTCGCGTCAGGCTGTGATCACGAACGAGCTGATTGAAATTATTTCGGGCGCTGAGGCGCTCTAG
- a CDS encoding F0F1 ATP synthase subunit epsilon codes for MADTVQFDLVSPERLLTSVQAREVQIPGAEGDLTAMADHSPLITTLRPGIVRVISDKGEEEYAVTGGFAEINGDSVSVLAEQAIHRSDMTQERFKALVEDANNRLTKARETFVNEPGPVDDAAKLLADMVAMGEHMGLSGY; via the coding sequence ATGGCTGACACAGTGCAATTCGATCTGGTATCGCCCGAGCGCCTTCTGACATCGGTTCAGGCGCGCGAAGTACAGATACCGGGCGCCGAGGGCGATCTGACGGCCATGGCCGACCACTCGCCCCTCATCACTACTCTGCGCCCTGGGATCGTCCGCGTCATTTCAGACAAGGGCGAGGAAGAATACGCCGTCACGGGCGGCTTTGCCGAGATCAACGGCGATAGCGTGTCGGTCTTGGCCGAGCAAGCGATCCACCGCTCGGACATGACGCAAGAGCGATTCAAGGCCCTTGTCGAGGATGCAAATAACCGTCTGACCAAGGCGCGCGAGACATTCGTGAACGAGCCTGGCCCTGTCGACGACGCGGCCAAGCTGCTTGCTGACATGGTCGCCATGGGCGAGCATATGGGCCTCAGCGGATATTGA
- a CDS encoding H-type lectin domain-containing protein — MKRIDTKLMGIDQGELVLFTDFEKGGAMWTGEGERTRVHTVRFTERFRTPPAVHCALSMWDIDSRTNARVEVSAEAITEVGFEVAFRTWADTRIARARVRWMAIGEVSHEDDWDLY, encoded by the coding sequence ATGAAACGCATCGACACGAAACTTATGGGGATAGATCAGGGCGAATTGGTCCTGTTCACTGACTTTGAAAAAGGCGGGGCCATGTGGACCGGCGAGGGCGAGCGCACGCGCGTCCATACCGTCCGCTTCACCGAGCGTTTCCGCACGCCGCCTGCGGTCCATTGCGCCCTGTCGATGTGGGATATTGATAGCCGCACGAACGCGCGGGTTGAGGTCAGCGCCGAGGCAATCACCGAGGTTGGTTTCGAAGTTGCGTTCCGCACATGGGCCGACACCCGCATCGCCCGCGCCCGCGTGCGCTGGATGGCGATTGGCGAAGTATCTCACGAAGATGACTGGGATCTCTACTAA
- the atpD gene encoding F0F1 ATP synthase subunit beta has translation MANAKGKITQVIGAVVDVQFGDHLPQILNALTTDNNGKKLVLEVAQHLGENTVRTIAMDATEGLVRGQEVTDTDGPITIPVGNATLGRILNVVGEPVDEGGPVSREEERSIHNDAPPFADQSTESIVLVTGIKVVDLLAPYAKGGKIGLFGGAGVGKTVLIMELINNIAKVHSGFSVFAGVGERTREGNDLYHEMIESGVIVPDNLQESKVALVYGQMNEPPGARMRVALTGLTLAEQFRDQSGTDVLFFVDNIFRFTQAGSEVSALLGRIPSAVGYQPTLATDMGQMQERITSTNKGSITSVQAVYVPADDLTDPAPATSFAHLDATTVLSRAISELGIYPAVDPLDSTSRLMDPSVVGEEHYQVARDVQGILQRYKSLQDIIAILGMDELSEEDKLTVARARKIQRFLSQPFDVAKVFTGSDGVQVPLEETISSFKAVVAGEYDHLPEGAFYMVGGIEDVKAKAERMAADAA, from the coding sequence ATGGCTAATGCAAAAGGCAAAATCACTCAGGTGATCGGCGCCGTGGTCGACGTTCAGTTCGGCGACCACCTGCCTCAGATCCTGAACGCCCTGACCACAGACAACAACGGCAAGAAGCTGGTGCTGGAAGTGGCCCAGCACCTTGGCGAGAACACTGTTCGCACCATCGCGATGGACGCGACCGAAGGTCTGGTTCGCGGCCAGGAAGTGACCGACACCGATGGTCCGATCACCATCCCCGTGGGGAACGCCACGCTGGGTCGCATCCTGAACGTCGTGGGAGAGCCTGTGGACGAAGGCGGCCCAGTGTCGCGCGAAGAAGAACGCTCGATCCACAACGACGCGCCCCCCTTTGCCGATCAGTCGACCGAGTCGATCGTTCTGGTGACAGGCATCAAGGTCGTCGACCTGCTGGCCCCCTATGCCAAGGGTGGTAAAATTGGCCTCTTCGGCGGTGCCGGCGTGGGCAAGACGGTTCTGATTATGGAACTGATCAACAACATCGCCAAAGTGCACTCGGGCTTCTCGGTTTTCGCCGGTGTGGGCGAGCGGACGCGCGAAGGTAACGACCTTTATCACGAGATGATCGAATCCGGCGTTATCGTCCCCGATAACCTCCAAGAGTCCAAAGTGGCGCTGGTGTACGGCCAGATGAACGAGCCTCCCGGCGCGCGTATGCGTGTTGCCCTGACCGGCCTGACATTGGCCGAGCAGTTCCGCGACCAGTCGGGTACAGACGTTCTGTTCTTCGTCGACAACATCTTCCGCTTCACGCAGGCCGGCTCCGAAGTGTCCGCCTTGCTGGGCCGTATCCCTTCGGCTGTGGGCTACCAGCCTACGCTGGCCACCGATATGGGCCAGATGCAAGAGCGGATTACATCGACAAACAAGGGCTCGATCACGTCCGTGCAGGCCGTCTACGTTCCTGCGGACGACCTGACCGACCCTGCGCCTGCGACCTCGTTTGCGCACCTTGATGCCACAACCGTTCTGTCGCGCGCCATCTCCGAGCTGGGTATCTACCCGGCCGTTGACCCGCTCGACTCGACATCGCGCCTGATGGACCCGTCCGTCGTCGGCGAGGAGCATTACCAGGTGGCCCGCGATGTTCAGGGTATTCTTCAGCGCTACAAGTCGCTGCAGGACATCATCGCGATCCTCGGCATGGACGAGTTGTCTGAGGAGGACAAGCTGACCGTAGCACGTGCCCGGAAAATCCAACGCTTCCTGTCGCAGCCTTTCGACGTCGCCAAGGTCTTTACCGGCTCTGACGGTGTTCAGGTTCCGCTGGAAGAGACGATTTCGTCGTTCAAAGCCGTTGTCGCGGGTGAGTATGACCACCTGCCCGAAGGTGCCTTCTACATGGTTGGCGGCATTGAAGACGTGAAGGCCAAGGCCGAGCGTATGGCCGCCGACGCCGCATAA
- a CDS encoding threonine aldolase family protein, with translation MYFASDNSGPMHPAVAQAMIAADTGYQPSYGTDPIMDGVRAQIRGIFEAPEAAVYLVATGTAANALALATLAQPWETVFCTPLAHINVDECHAPEFYTGGAKLSLVGAGDKMTAEQLRARIESWPKGDVHTSQRGPVQLTQVTEMGRLYTLGELHALTSTAREYGLPTFLDGARFANALVALDCSPAEMTWKAGIDALSLGGTKNGCAGVEAVIFFDPKHAWEFELRRKRGAHLFSKHRYLSAQMQGYLDGDIWLEAARAANANAARLAAGLRSVPKLEFVEKPEANMIFATLPRHEHQRLKAAGAVYGLWGDLEGDADERLMMRLVCDWSISHEMIDAFISLAKG, from the coding sequence ATGTATTTCGCCTCCGACAATTCCGGCCCGATGCACCCTGCAGTCGCGCAGGCAATGATCGCTGCCGATACCGGCTATCAGCCTAGCTATGGCACTGATCCTATCATGGACGGCGTGCGCGCGCAGATTCGTGGGATCTTTGAGGCGCCAGAGGCGGCTGTTTATCTGGTGGCAACAGGAACAGCCGCCAACGCCCTCGCTCTGGCGACGCTGGCCCAACCGTGGGAGACGGTGTTCTGCACGCCACTCGCGCATATCAACGTCGATGAATGCCACGCGCCGGAATTTTATACCGGCGGTGCCAAGCTGAGCCTTGTGGGCGCTGGTGACAAAATGACGGCAGAACAGCTGCGCGCCCGGATTGAGAGCTGGCCCAAGGGCGATGTGCACACGTCGCAGCGCGGCCCGGTGCAACTGACGCAAGTGACCGAGATGGGGCGCCTCTATACGTTGGGCGAGTTGCACGCGTTGACCAGCACCGCGCGCGAATACGGCCTGCCCACCTTTCTGGATGGGGCGCGGTTTGCCAATGCGTTGGTTGCGCTGGATTGCTCGCCCGCTGAAATGACGTGGAAGGCCGGCATCGACGCACTTAGCCTTGGTGGCACGAAAAACGGCTGCGCGGGTGTCGAGGCGGTGATTTTCTTTGACCCGAAACATGCCTGGGAATTTGAGCTGCGGCGCAAGCGCGGTGCGCATCTATTCTCCAAGCATCGGTATCTGTCGGCGCAGATGCAGGGCTATCTGGATGGCGATATCTGGCTAGAGGCCGCGCGCGCCGCCAACGCCAACGCCGCCCGGCTGGCGGCAGGCCTGCGCAGCGTGCCCAAGCTGGAGTTCGTGGAGAAGCCAGAGGCCAACATGATTTTTGCCACCCTGCCCCGGCACGAACATCAGCGGCTCAAGGCGGCAGGCGCGGTCTACGGCCTTTGGGGCGATCTGGAGGGGGACGCGGACGAACGGCTGATGATGCGCCTTGTCTGCGACTGGTCCATATCGCATGAGATGATCGACGCGTTCATATCGCTGGCAAAGGGTTAA
- a CDS encoding alpha/beta fold hydrolase, with protein sequence MPRGLKGGFGTSWTTFGQGPRAALLIHCSLAEAGVWGSMARDLSGALTMTAFDLPGHGRSDVWDARGEMSAVCAGIAADFAKDAAPMDVIGHSFGAVVALKLAIERPDLVRSLVMIEPVFFAVGLRARPDACAAHLAEKHAFDVAMAAGDLALAAQGFVAAWGGGRPWSKFSADQQARIAQQMPLIAAAGPALYDDVGGMLEPGVLEAVNIPVLLLEGSDAPAIIPAINEGLASRLPNAQRGVIGGAGHMSVATHPAQVSAEVLRFLQDV encoded by the coding sequence ATGCCACGCGGACTCAAGGGCGGATTTGGCACGTCGTGGACGACTTTCGGGCAAGGCCCGCGTGCGGCCCTGCTGATCCATTGCAGCCTTGCAGAGGCTGGCGTTTGGGGCAGCATGGCGCGCGATTTGTCCGGTGCGCTGACCATGACGGCGTTCGATCTGCCGGGGCATGGACGCAGCGATGTTTGGGACGCCCGCGGCGAGATGAGCGCAGTTTGCGCGGGCATCGCCGCAGATTTTGCCAAGGACGCCGCGCCGATGGACGTAATCGGCCACAGCTTCGGCGCGGTTGTGGCGTTGAAGCTGGCGATAGAACGGCCAGACCTCGTGCGCTCCTTGGTGATGATCGAGCCGGTCTTTTTCGCTGTCGGTTTGCGCGCGCGTCCCGATGCCTGCGCTGCCCATCTGGCGGAAAAACACGCCTTTGACGTGGCGATGGCGGCGGGTGATCTTGCGCTTGCTGCCCAAGGGTTCGTGGCCGCATGGGGCGGCGGGCGGCCATGGTCCAAGTTTAGCGCGGATCAGCAGGCGCGCATCGCGCAGCAAATGCCATTGATCGCGGCGGCAGGTCCGGCGCTATATGACGATGTCGGCGGGATGCTGGAACCCGGAGTTCTGGAGGCGGTCAACATCCCTGTGCTGCTGCTGGAGGGAAGCGACGCGCCGGCGATCATCCCTGCCATCAACGAAGGGCTGGCATCGCGGCTACCAAACGCACAGCGCGGCGTGATTGGCGGGGCAGGGCATATGTCGGTGGCGACACATCCGGCGCAGGTAAGCGCCGAGGTGCTGCGATTTCTTCAGGACGTTTGA
- a CDS encoding ribose-phosphate pyrophosphokinase: MSSSSEPKLISGNANMPLATAIARRMSMHRGVNVGLVDARVERFNDGEIFVEVFENVRGEDMFIIQPTSNPANDNLMELLIMADALRRSSASRITAVIPYFGYARQDRRSKARTPISAKLVANMLVEAGIERVLTMDLHAAQIQGFFDIPVDNLYASPVFALDIMKQFKGSLDDVMIVSPDVGGVARARELAKRINAPLSIVDKRREKAGEVAEMTIIGDVTGKKCIIVDDMCDTAGTLCKAAEVLMENGASEVHAYTTHGVMSGPAVDRITNSVLKSMVITDTIAPTDAVRATPNIRIIPTAPVFAQAILNIWNGTSVSSLFETPTLEPVYEGQFGN, translated from the coding sequence ATGTCATCCAGTTCAGAACCGAAATTGATCTCGGGCAATGCCAACATGCCGCTGGCCACTGCAATCGCCCGGCGCATGTCGATGCACCGGGGGGTCAATGTCGGCCTCGTCGATGCGCGGGTCGAGCGGTTTAACGATGGCGAGATTTTCGTCGAGGTGTTCGAAAACGTGCGCGGCGAGGATATGTTTATCATCCAGCCGACATCGAACCCAGCGAATGACAACCTGATGGAGCTGCTGATTATGGCAGACGCGCTGCGCCGCTCGTCCGCGTCGCGCATCACTGCCGTCATCCCCTATTTTGGCTACGCGCGGCAGGATCGCCGGTCCAAGGCGCGCACGCCCATCTCGGCCAAGCTGGTCGCCAACATGCTGGTTGAGGCTGGCATTGAGCGGGTCCTGACGATGGACCTGCATGCGGCCCAAATCCAAGGTTTCTTTGATATTCCGGTAGATAACCTCTATGCGTCGCCGGTATTCGCGCTGGACATCATGAAGCAGTTCAAGGGTAGCCTTGACGATGTCATGATCGTATCACCTGATGTTGGCGGCGTCGCGCGCGCACGCGAATTGGCCAAGCGGATCAACGCGCCACTCAGTATCGTGGACAAGCGCCGCGAAAAGGCTGGCGAAGTGGCCGAAATGACGATCATCGGCGACGTGACAGGTAAAAAGTGCATTATCGTCGACGACATGTGCGACACGGCCGGTACCCTCTGCAAAGCGGCCGAGGTGCTGATGGAAAACGGCGCGTCCGAGGTCCACGCCTACACCACACACGGCGTTATGTCTGGCCCGGCGGTGGACCGGATCACGAACTCCGTGCTGAAATCCATGGTCATTACCGACACGATCGCGCCAACCGATGCTGTGCGCGCCACGCCTAATATCCGCATCATCCCTACCGCGCCGGTCTTTGCCCAGGCGATCCTGAACATCTGGAACGGCACGTCGGTGTCGTCGCTGTTCGAGACGCCTACGCTGGAGCCGGTTTATGAAGGGCAGTTCGGGAATTGA
- the atpA gene encoding F0F1 ATP synthase subunit alpha, with translation MGIQAAEISAILKDQIKNFGQEAEVAEVGRVLSVGDGIARVHGLDNVQAGELVEFPGGIMGMALNLEADNVGIVIFGSDRDIKEGDTVKRTKSIVDVPIGDALLGRVVDGLGNPLDGKGPIDTKERGIADVKAPGIIPRKSVHEPMATGIKSVDAMIPIGRGQRELIIGDRQTGKTAIALDAMLNQKSINDAAGDDEGKKLYCVYVAIGQKRSTVAQLVKKLEETGAMEYSIVVAATASDPAPMQFLAPYSATAMAEHFRDNGRHALIVYDDLSKQAVAYRQMSLLLRRPPGREAYPGDVFYLHSRLLERSAKLNEDNGSGSLTALPIIETQGGDVSAFIPTNVISITDGQIFLETELFYQGIRPAVNTGLSVSRVGSSAQTNSMKSVAGPVKLELAQYREMAAFAQFGSDLDAATQQLLNRGARLTELMKQPQYSPLTNAEIVCVIFAGTKGYLDKIPVKDVGRFEAGLLKHLRGKHSDLLDWITKEDPKIKGDAEDKIRAVLDEFAADFA, from the coding sequence ATGGGTATCCAAGCGGCAGAGATTTCTGCAATCCTGAAGGACCAGATCAAGAATTTCGGCCAAGAGGCCGAAGTGGCCGAAGTTGGCCGGGTTCTGTCTGTCGGTGACGGCATCGCCCGCGTTCACGGTCTGGACAATGTTCAGGCCGGCGAACTGGTCGAGTTCCCCGGTGGCATTATGGGCATGGCTCTGAACCTCGAGGCCGACAACGTTGGTATCGTGATCTTCGGCTCTGACCGCGACATCAAGGAAGGCGACACCGTCAAGCGCACCAAGTCCATCGTGGACGTGCCAATTGGTGATGCGCTTCTGGGCCGCGTTGTTGATGGCCTGGGCAATCCACTGGACGGCAAAGGCCCTATCGACACCAAAGAGCGCGGCATCGCCGACGTAAAGGCGCCGGGCATTATCCCGCGCAAATCCGTGCATGAGCCAATGGCGACTGGTATCAAATCCGTCGACGCGATGATCCCCATCGGCCGTGGCCAGCGCGAGCTGATCATTGGTGACCGCCAGACAGGCAAGACCGCAATCGCCCTTGACGCGATGCTGAACCAGAAGTCGATCAACGACGCCGCGGGCGACGACGAAGGCAAGAAGCTGTATTGCGTCTATGTCGCCATCGGCCAGAAACGCTCGACAGTTGCGCAGCTGGTGAAGAAGCTCGAAGAAACTGGCGCGATGGAATACTCCATCGTCGTCGCTGCCACCGCCTCTGATCCCGCGCCGATGCAGTTCCTTGCACCCTATTCCGCGACAGCGATGGCCGAGCATTTCCGCGACAATGGCCGTCATGCACTGATCGTCTATGATGATTTGTCCAAGCAAGCCGTGGCTTATCGCCAGATGTCGCTTCTGCTGCGCCGCCCGCCCGGCCGTGAGGCCTATCCCGGTGACGTTTTCTATCTCCACTCTCGCTTGCTGGAGCGGTCTGCCAAGCTGAACGAGGACAACGGCTCCGGCTCGCTTACGGCCCTGCCGATCATCGAGACGCAAGGCGGCGACGTGTCGGCGTTTATCCCGACCAACGTGATTTCGATCACCGACGGCCAGATCTTTCTCGAAACCGAGCTGTTCTATCAGGGCATCCGACCCGCCGTGAACACCGGTCTGTCGGTTAGCCGTGTTGGCTCCTCCGCTCAGACGAACTCGATGAAATCTGTCGCGGGCCCGGTCAAGCTGGAGCTGGCTCAGTACCGCGAAATGGCGGCTTTTGCCCAGTTCGGCTCAGACCTTGATGCTGCCACTCAGCAGTTGCTGAACCGTGGTGCGCGCCTGACCGAGTTGATGAAGCAGCCGCAGTATTCGCCCCTGACAAACGCCGAGATTGTCTGCGTCATTTTTGCAGGCACCAAAGGCTATCTGGACAAGATCCCGGTCAAGGACGTCGGCCGTTTTGAGGCTGGTCTGCTCAAACATCTGCGCGGCAAGCACTCGGATCTGCTGGACTGGATCACCAAGGAAGACCCCAAGATCAAGGGCGACGCCGAGGACAAGATCCGGGCAGTTCTCGACGAATTTGCCGCCGACTTCGCATAG